The Leptodactylus fuscus isolate aLepFus1 chromosome 3, aLepFus1.hap2, whole genome shotgun sequence genome has a segment encoding these proteins:
- the LOC142198301 gene encoding cytochrome P450 2K4-like, with translation MDLATVLLTIILISIFAYFCSFGKYNKKNLPPGPRALPLFGNILTMDIGAPHKTFMKLAKQYGTVFTVHLGRSKFIVLCGYDTLKDALVNHAEAFSERAKVPIFTATSKGYGIVFSNGENWKVMRRFTLQTLRDYGMGKRTIEDRITQECDCLVQKLRSYEGRPFSDTTCIYAAVTNIIMSILLSKRYDYEDPTLLRLMSLICENIKLLSSPGVMLYNCYPNLAYYLTRAPKKIFKNINIFGDLIRESFTKQEQELDVNDQRNLIDAFLTKQREGKPESTQYYHNENLIMLVADLFGAGMETTSTTLRWGILLMMKYSEIQQKVHDEIERVMGSAQPQMEHRKEMPYTDAVIHEIQRLADLAPSGLYATAKDVTFRGYFIPQGTTVIALLHSALRDKDYFEKPDDFYPEHFLDSHGNFKKNEAFIPFSIGKRSCTGENLAKMELFLFFTSLLQNFTFRPPPGATLDLTPDRGFTNAPKPYEVCAIPRS, from the exons ATGGACCTGGCCACAGTTCTCCTGACAATAATTCTCATCTCAATTTTTGCTTATTTCTGTTCTTTTGGAAagtataacaaaaaaaatcttCCACCTGGACCAAGAGCTCTACCATTGTTTGGCAATATCCTTACCATGGACATAGGAGCACCCCATAAAACATTTATGAAG TTGGCTAAGCAGTACGGCACTGTATTCACTGTCCATCTAGGAAGGTCTAAATTCATTGTCCTATGTGGTTATGATACCCTTAAAGATGCCCTAGTAAACCATGCCGAAGCTTTTTCAGAAAGGGCAAAGGTGCCAATATTTACAGCAACATCAAAAGGTTATG GTATTGTCTTCTCCAATGGAGAGAACTGGAAAGTAATGAGAAGATTTACACTGCAAACACTACGAGATTATGGAATGGGGAAGAGAACCATCGAAGACCGGATTACCCAGGAGTGTGATTGCTTGGTCCAGAAGCTTAGATCATATGAAG gaaggCCCTTTTCTGATACAACTTGTATTTATGCCGCTGTAACCAATATCATTATGTCTATACTGCTGAGTAAAAGGTACGATTACGAGGATCCGACCTTACTGAGGCTTATGAGTTTAATCTGTGAAAATATAAAACTTCTAAGCAGCCCTGGAGTCATG CTGTACAATTGTTACCCAAATCTGGCATACTATCTTACAAGAGCTCCCAAAAAGATCTTTAAAAATATTAATATCTTTGGGGACTTAATAAGGGAGTCCTTTACAAAGCAGGAACAAGAGCTGGATGTAAATGACCAAAGGAACCTCATTGATGCCTTCCTAACCAAGCAAAGAGAG GGAAAACCAGAATCCACTCAGTATTATCACAATGAGAATCTTATAATGCTGGTTGCAGACTTGTTTGGCGCTGGAATGGAGACCACATCTACCACATTGAGATGGGGTATTCTGCTCATGATGAAATATTCAGAAATTCAAC AAAAAGTACATGATGAAATTGAACGAGTGATGGGATCGGCCCAACCTCAAATGGAGCACAGGAAAGAAATGCCATATACAGATGCCGTCATTCATGAAATTCAAAGGCTTGCGGATTTGGCACCATCTGGCTTGTATGCAACTGCTAAAGATGTTACTTTTAGAGGCTACTTTATTCCACAG ggaacAACTGTGATAGCATTGTTGCACTCCGCCCTCAGAGATAAGGATTACTTTGAGAAACCAGATGACTTTTATCCAGAACATTTTCTTGACTCCCATGGAAACTTCAAGAAAAATGAAGCCTTCATCCCGTTTTCAATAG GTAAGAGAAGTTGCACTGGTGAGAACTTGGCTAAGATGGAGTTATTTCTCTTCTTTACGTCATTGTTGCAAAACTTCACATTCCGCCCACCACCTGGAGCCACATTAGACCTTACTCCGGACCGAGGCTTTACAAATGCTCCCAAGCCTTATGAAGTCTGTGCCATTCCTCGCAGTTAG